One region of Eupeodes corollae chromosome 1, idEupCoro1.1, whole genome shotgun sequence genomic DNA includes:
- the LOC129942229 gene encoding uncharacterized protein LOC129942229, with the protein MMGLKLYFVVLVFIGYVSGHGMMLDPVNRASRWREDKTAPANYDDNGLYCGGYAVQWSAYAGKCGLCGDSYGDQVPRAHELGGTYGQGTIVKKYNAGQEINVSVKVTQNHKGKFIFELCDLDSRKSESEECFKANQLKLKSGESEYYLNSDDSKVYNATLVLPSNVKCKHCVLRWTYLTANSWGTCDDGTGAIGCGPQEQFKNCADVAIN; encoded by the exons atgATGGGACTTAAGCTTTACTTTGTCGTGTTGGTTTTTATTGGATACGTAAGTGGCCATGGAATGATGTTGGATCCAGTAAACCGTGCATCCCGCTGGAGAGAAGATAAGACTGCTCCCGCAAACTATGACGACAATGGTCTATACTGTGGTGGATATGCA GTTCAATGGTCAGCTTATGCTGGAAAATGTGGACTCTGTGGAGATAGCTACGGTGACCAAGTTCCAAGAGCTCATGAACTTGGTGGAACATATGGTCAAGGAACAATTGTTAAGAAATACAATGCTGGACAAGAAATCAATGTTTCAGTTAAAGTTACACAAAATCACAAaggaaaattcattttcgaacTTTGTGACTTGGATTCACGAAAATCAGAATCAGAAGAATGCTTCAAAGCTAATCAACTCAAACTTAAATCAGGAGAATCTGAGTATTATTTGAACTCTGATGACAGTAAGGTCTATAATGCCACATTAGTATTACCATCAAATGTTAAATGTAAACATTGTGTTTTGAGATGGACTTATTTGACCG CTAATTCTTGGGGAACATGTGATGACGGAACTGGAGCTATTGGTTGTGGACCACAAGAGCAATTTAAAAACTGCGCTGATGTAgcaattaattaa